One window of the Mytilus galloprovincialis chromosome 14, xbMytGall1.hap1.1, whole genome shotgun sequence genome contains the following:
- the LOC143059026 gene encoding N(6)-adenine-specific methyltransferase METTL4-like has product MAIMYQNMYGWILDHWQLTADSFKDVDSEDSTTTDFSYKKDMFEINSQFIMDSQFESKICVQERVEDTIVNRKKRKRKRKSVLNDGEIKAKTYHDKIIEVILHAYKTLLDGSKDMKLFRDLGKSLDNNVTARKIATNSGPGDKLRELCYSDINDLDIETVTLKSHGVYDNLCNKLVKNCSNSSIKVKIKDDFYLLPAECSFIMGDTVNLKYFSTILGRHEFDFILLDPPWENKSVKRKKQYWTLDNEELFKIPVPELSAPGCVIGMWVTNKMKHKDFVIQELFPFWNVDFITTWYWIKVTKTGSTVLDIMSEHKKTYEILILGKCKHTEMKDVSDEKIDSNTEEEHTKNDICKNMKCKENFSEKISSKSLDGIYNERTILPASLNNDNLPLEMTMMSVPSSIHSMKIPLQDIMKPYLPETPNCLEIFARNLTPGWCCYGNEVFKHQHMDYFEVFTKDT; this is encoded by the coding sequence ATGGCCATTATGTACCAGAATATGTATGGCTGGATACTTGATCATTGGCAACTGACTGCAGACTCTTTTAAAGATGTTGATTCTGAAGACAGTACTACAACAGATTTCTCATACAAAAAGGACATGTTTGAAATAAATAGCCAATTTATCATGGATAGCCAGTTTGAAAGTAAAATCTGTGTACAAGAAAGGGTTGAAGATACAATTGTCAATCGTaaaaagagaaagagaaaaagaaaatctGTTTTAAATGACGGTGAAATTAAAGCTAAAACATATCATGATAAAATTATAGAAGTTATTTTACATGCCTATAAAACTTTACTCGATGGTTCTAAAGATATGAAGCTTTTTAGAGATCTTGGTAAATCATTAGATAATAATGTTACTGCAAGGAAGATTGCTACCAACTCTGGACCAGGAGACAAACTTAGGGAATTGTGTTATTCTGATATCAATGACCTTGACATTGAAACTGTGACTTTAAAATCTCATGGTGTTTATGATAATTTGTGTAATAAACTTGTGAAAAATTGTAGCAACTCTTCcataaaagttaaaattaagGATGACTTTTACCTTTTACCTGCTGAATGTTCCTTCATTATGGGTGACActgttaatttaaaatatttttctacaaTTTTAGGCAGACATGAATTTGACTTTATTTTACTTGATCCACCATGGGAGAATAAGTCTGTTAAAAGAAAGAAACAATATTGGACATTGGATAATGAAGAATTATTTAAAATCCCAGTTCCTGAGTTATCTGCCCCTGGTTGTGTTATTGGTATGTGGGTTACAAACAAAATGAAACATAAGGATTTTGTTATacaagagttattccccttttggAATGTAGATTTTATAACAACATGGTATTGGATTAAAGTCACAAAGACTGGCAGTACAGTGTTAGATATAATGTCcgaacataaaaaaacatatgaaattcTTATATTAGGAAAATGTAAACACACAGAAATGAAGGACGTATCTGATGAAAAGATAGACTCTAACACAGAAGAAGAACATACGAAAAATgacatttgtaaaaatatgaaaTGCAAAGAAAACTTCAGTGAAAAGATAAGTTCTAAATCTTTAGATGGCATTTATAACGAGAGAACTATCTTACCTGCTTCGTTAAACAATGACAACCTACCGTTAGAGATGACAATGATGAGCGTGCCTAGTAGTATTCATTCAATGAAAATTCCATTACAAGATATCATGAAACCTTATCTTCCAGAAACTCCCAATTGTTTAGAAATATTTGCCAGGAACTTGACGCCAGGTTGGTGTTGCTATGGTAATGAGGTGTTTAAACATCAGCATATGGATTATTTTGAAGTTTTTACCAAAGATACTTAG